From Columba livia isolate bColLiv1 breed racing homer chromosome 7, bColLiv1.pat.W.v2, whole genome shotgun sequence, one genomic window encodes:
- the TMEM177 gene encoding transmembrane protein 177, with protein sequence MAVQFLWKASVWLKKHKIPLLAVSCVGLFGANLSYHVFPEQTFKLLHECWSEGQPADLSQRLCGVFQDVLQDTGVKSTDSFRAFAASGFHPVSAGMPWLPAGSWVGIPLNFESTAEDKKGIVNHVVVINGKEVDWKSNEGIALTEALTFSLEAQKFAIAREVVYLQNSSPVASAIVAPACLAGTFLCGKGLKLFLGLSPGPMILRSICNLTAAAAGLMYYYVSYDAMIYHLDCKADRKAATVSKSYARGGVEFYDKILSRNRILRGLMGKQGMKMYAPSGNLFPRHWFRIKYTPYTYRRDLLVNILRELQAQEGSA encoded by the coding sequence ATGGCAGTGCAGTTCCTGTGGAAGGCATCTGTGTGGTTAAAGAAGCACAAGATCCCTCTGTTGGCCGTTTCTTGCGTGGGACTGTTTGGCGCGAACCTTTCCTACCATGTGTTCCCTGAGCAGACGTTCAAGCTGCTGCATGAGTGTTGGTCAGAGGGGCAGCCAGCTGACCTGTCACAGAGGCTCTGTGGTGTCTTTCAGGATGTCCTTCAAGATACTGGTGTCAAGTCTACTGACTCCTTTCGAGCCTTTGCAGCTTCTGGCTTCCACCCCGTGAGCGCTGGAATGCCCTGGCTGCCCGCAGGCTCTTGGGTGGGCATCCCACTGAACTTCGAGAGCACAGCTGAGGATAAGAAAGGAATAGTCAACCACGTTGTTGTGATCAATGGCAAGGAAGTGGACTGGAAGAGCAATGAAGGGATTGCTTTAACAGAAGCTCTGACATTTTCACTTGAAGCTCAGAAGTTTGCAATTGCCAGAGAGGTTGTGTATTTGCAGAACAGCAGCCCTGTAGCAAGTGCAATTGTGGCTCCAGCTTGTTTAGCTGGTACGTTTCTTTGTGGGAAAGGTTTAAAGCTATTTCTGGGTTTATCTCCTGGCCCCATGATACTTCGCAGCATCTGTAacctcacagctgctgctgctggattaATGTACTATTACGTTTCTTATGACGCTATGATCTATCACCTGGACTGCAAGGCTGACAGAAAGGCAGCTACTGTTTCCAAAAGCTATGCCAGAGGTGGGGTTGAATTTTATGATAAAATCTTGTCCCGCAACAGGATACTTCGTGGTCTGATGGGCAAACAAGGGATGAAAATGTATGCCCCAAGTGGTAACCTTTTCCCTAGGCACTGGTTCAGAATAAAGTATACCCCATACACTTACCGAAGAGATTTGttagttaatattttaagagaGCTCCAGGCACAGGAAGGGAGTGCTTGA